From one Rhizobium sp. CIAT894 genomic stretch:
- a CDS encoding acyltransferase translates to MRQQERLAGADFLRATACLLVFVHHLAIRLDMRRIPDEFGPTANILRFGNFGVAIFFVLSGFLLAHPFWRALDDGSNMPSLRHYTIRRAARIAPGFWFAATVGFVLSLTLLALPLTPELALRYLSGLLFMSQWHWRTLFPVETDGPLWSIPFEVTSYVLLPACFFLLFRLSALRRRPLRARFAWLFLITGVLLAHVLILTVFALDDIGRGWQYGLQGGAKEWMPRYNPIGFFAVFALGALAAGVEVMLPRRPSPWFDTAALVALAIAGYRLGISPGSTPEAYGWLEIPYGFPVFPLAIATALVSLCHSQYLGRLLDNAPVRYIAKISFGIYIWQEIILISIQRLDQGSFGVSSENVVTGWLQSCGLAAALVLLVASLSYSLLEKPAMDIGNRLTSRQPNRATPFKV, encoded by the coding sequence ATGCGACAACAGGAAAGACTGGCCGGAGCGGACTTTCTGCGCGCGACGGCCTGTCTGCTGGTGTTTGTCCATCATCTGGCGATCCGGCTGGATATGCGCAGAATCCCCGACGAATTCGGGCCGACCGCAAATATCCTCCGCTTCGGCAATTTCGGCGTCGCCATCTTCTTCGTGCTCAGCGGCTTCCTTCTTGCCCATCCCTTCTGGCGGGCGCTCGACGATGGCAGCAACATGCCGAGCCTTCGCCATTACACGATCCGCAGGGCGGCGCGCATCGCCCCGGGCTTCTGGTTCGCCGCAACCGTCGGCTTCGTTCTCAGCCTGACGCTGCTTGCCCTGCCGCTGACGCCAGAGCTTGCGCTGCGCTACCTCTCCGGGCTGCTGTTCATGAGCCAGTGGCATTGGCGCACGCTCTTTCCTGTCGAGACAGACGGGCCGCTCTGGTCGATTCCCTTCGAGGTCACCAGCTATGTGCTGCTGCCGGCCTGCTTCTTCCTGCTGTTTCGTTTGTCGGCCTTGAGACGGCGTCCACTCCGCGCCCGCTTCGCCTGGCTTTTCCTCATCACCGGCGTGCTCCTCGCCCATGTGCTGATCCTCACCGTCTTTGCGCTCGACGACATCGGGCGCGGCTGGCAATACGGCCTCCAGGGCGGGGCGAAGGAGTGGATGCCGCGATATAATCCGATCGGCTTCTTCGCCGTCTTCGCACTCGGCGCGCTGGCTGCCGGCGTCGAGGTCATGCTCCCCAGAAGACCTTCCCCCTGGTTCGATACCGCAGCGCTGGTGGCCCTTGCTATTGCCGGCTACCGCCTTGGCATATCGCCGGGCAGCACCCCCGAAGCTTATGGCTGGCTCGAAATCCCCTATGGCTTCCCGGTCTTTCCGCTGGCAATCGCAACGGCGCTCGTCTCGCTCTGCCATTCGCAATATCTGGGCAGGCTGCTCGACAACGCTCCCGTCCGCTACATTGCAAAGATCTCCTTCGGCATCTATATCTGGCAGGAGATCATCCTGATATCGATCCAGAGGCTCGACCAGGGTTCGTTCGGCGTTTCCTCGGAAAATGTCGTCACCGGCTGGCTCCAGTCCTGTGGACTGGCGGCAGCACTCGTCCTTCTGGTTGCAAGCCTCAGCTATAGCCTGCTGGAAAAGCCGGCGATGGACATCGGCAACCGCCTGACATCGCGCCAGCCCAATCGGGCTACTCCTTTCAAAGTATAA
- a CDS encoding sugar transferase, which yields MNAYTSKTNSRFDPSQRQDKIRSLVIANSNIRQPDSFSLVERKMAVRLGVKRLIDIVASLSALIVLAPFFLAIALFIKFDDGGPVFFRQIRWGLNGHKITVFKFRTMRTEACDPSGVQQTVRGDSRVTGIGAVLRKTNIDELPQLLNVLKGDMSLVGPRCHAINMRAAGRLYEELVPDYHHRHIMRPGITGLAQTRGWRGPTARPLQARARIACDIYYVRNFSLLLDLKILLKTLVIELRGGTGF from the coding sequence ATGAATGCTTATACTTCGAAGACGAATTCACGCTTCGATCCGTCTCAGCGTCAGGACAAAATCAGGTCCCTGGTTATCGCGAATTCCAACATTCGCCAGCCGGACAGCTTTTCTCTCGTTGAAAGAAAGATGGCTGTGCGGCTCGGCGTGAAGCGTTTGATCGACATTGTCGCCTCGCTCAGCGCCCTCATCGTGCTGGCGCCGTTTTTTCTGGCGATCGCGCTCTTCATCAAGTTCGACGACGGCGGGCCGGTATTTTTCCGCCAGATCCGCTGGGGACTGAACGGCCACAAGATCACCGTCTTCAAGTTCCGAACGATGCGCACCGAAGCTTGCGATCCGAGCGGCGTGCAACAGACGGTCAGGGGCGACAGCCGGGTGACAGGCATCGGCGCGGTGCTCCGCAAGACCAATATCGATGAACTGCCGCAGCTTCTGAACGTCCTCAAGGGCGACATGTCGCTGGTTGGCCCGCGGTGCCACGCGATCAATATGCGGGCTGCCGGCCGGCTCTACGAAGAACTCGTGCCTGACTATCATCACCGCCACATCATGCGTCCCGGCATTACCGGCCTTGCGCAGACGCGCGGATGGCGCGGCCCGACGGCACGACCGCTGCAAGCCCGGGCCCGCATCGCCTGCGATATTTATTATGTCAGGAATTTCAGCCTGCTGCTCGACTTGAAGATTCTGTTGAAGACGCTGGTCATCGAACTACGCGGCGGCACCGGCTTCTGA
- a CDS encoding F0F1 ATP synthase subunit epsilon, translated as MADNFNFELVSPERLLLSEMVTEVVIPATEGEMTVMAHHAPTMTTIKPGVVSVRSASGKKQDYVVFGGFADILPTGCTLLAESAVPVEELHKDELTRRIEAARMELEHAELHEHKSKLEHFIMELTHLSGIVQQD; from the coding sequence ATGGCTGACAATTTCAACTTTGAGCTCGTTTCGCCGGAGCGTCTGCTGCTGTCGGAGATGGTGACCGAGGTCGTCATTCCTGCGACCGAAGGCGAAATGACCGTCATGGCGCACCACGCGCCGACGATGACGACGATCAAGCCCGGTGTCGTGAGCGTGCGCTCGGCTTCCGGCAAGAAGCAGGACTATGTCGTGTTCGGCGGTTTTGCCGATATCCTGCCGACCGGCTGCACCCTGCTTGCAGAATCCGCGGTTCCGGTCGAGGAGCTCCATAAGGACGAACTGACCCGCCGCATCGAAGCCGCCCGCATGGAGCTCGAACATGCCGAGCTGCACGAGCATAAGTCGAAGCTCGAGCACTTCATCATGGAACTGACGCATCTGAGCGGCATCGTTCAACAGGACTGA
- the atpD gene encoding F0F1 ATP synthase subunit beta — translation MAEAATRSVGKVTQVIGAVVDVAFEGELPAILNALETDNNGIRLVLEVAQHLGENEVRTIAMDSSEGLVRGQQVIDTGAPISVPVGDETLGRIMNVIGEPVDEAGPLNTAHRRAIHQDAPAYVEQSTEAQILVTGIKVVDLLAPYAKGGKIGLFGGAGVGKTVLIMELINNVAKAHGGYSVFAGVGERTREGNDLYHEMIESGVNKHGGGEGSKAALVYGQMNEPPGARARVALTGLTVAEHFRDQGQDVLFFVDNIFRFTQAGSEVSALLGRIPSAVGYQPTLATDMGQMQERITTTTTGSITSVQAIYVPADDLTDPAPATSFAHLDATTVLSRSIAEKGIYPAVDPLDSTSRMLDPLVVGEEHYEIARKVQSTLQRYKALQDIIAILGMDELSEEDKLSVARARKIERFLSQPFFVAEVFTGSPGKLVALEDTIKGFKGLVNGEYDNLPEAAFYMVGSIDEAIEKAKKLSAAA, via the coding sequence ATGGCTGAGGCAGCTACCCGCTCTGTCGGCAAAGTCACCCAGGTTATCGGCGCCGTCGTCGACGTTGCTTTCGAAGGCGAACTGCCGGCGATTTTGAACGCGCTCGAAACCGACAACAACGGCATCCGCCTGGTTCTCGAAGTCGCTCAGCATCTGGGCGAAAACGAAGTCCGCACCATCGCGATGGACTCGAGCGAAGGTCTCGTTCGTGGCCAGCAGGTCATCGATACCGGTGCTCCGATCTCGGTTCCGGTCGGCGATGAAACGCTCGGCCGCATCATGAATGTCATCGGCGAGCCGGTCGACGAAGCAGGCCCGCTGAACACCGCTCACAGGCGCGCCATCCATCAGGACGCTCCGGCTTACGTCGAGCAGTCCACGGAAGCCCAGATCCTCGTCACCGGCATCAAGGTCGTCGACCTTCTCGCGCCTTACGCAAAGGGCGGCAAGATCGGCCTGTTCGGCGGCGCCGGCGTCGGCAAGACCGTTCTCATCATGGAACTGATCAACAACGTCGCCAAGGCGCACGGTGGTTACTCGGTTTTCGCGGGCGTCGGTGAACGCACCCGCGAAGGCAACGACCTTTACCATGAAATGATCGAATCGGGCGTCAACAAGCACGGCGGCGGCGAAGGCTCCAAGGCTGCGCTCGTTTACGGCCAGATGAACGAACCGCCGGGTGCGCGCGCTCGCGTCGCTCTGACGGGTCTGACGGTCGCAGAACATTTCCGCGACCAGGGTCAGGACGTTCTGTTCTTCGTCGACAACATCTTCCGCTTCACGCAGGCTGGTTCGGAAGTGTCGGCTTTGCTCGGCCGTATTCCTTCGGCCGTGGGTTATCAGCCGACGCTCGCAACCGACATGGGCCAGATGCAGGAACGCATCACCACGACGACGACGGGCTCGATCACCTCGGTCCAGGCCATTTACGTTCCGGCCGACGACTTGACCGACCCGGCGCCGGCAACCTCGTTCGCCCACTTGGACGCAACGACGGTTCTGTCGCGTTCGATCGCTGAAAAGGGCATCTATCCGGCTGTCGACCCGCTCGACTCGACCTCGCGCATGCTCGACCCGCTCGTTGTCGGCGAAGAGCACTACGAAATCGCCCGTAAGGTTCAGTCGACGCTGCAGCGCTACAAGGCCCTGCAGGACATCATCGCCATCCTGGGCATGGACGAATTGTCCGAAGAGGACAAGCTGTCGGTTGCCCGCGCCCGCAAGATCGAGCGCTTCCTGTCGCAGCCGTTCTTCGTTGCCGAAGTCTTCACCGGCTCGCCGGGCAAGCTGGTTGCTCTCGAAGACACGATCAAAGGCTTCAAGGGCCTCGTCAACGGCGAGTACGACAACCTGCCGGAAGCTGCCTTCTACATGGTCGGCTCGATCGACGAAGCCATCGAAAAGGCCAAGAAGCTCTCTGCAGCTGCTTGA